The genomic segment GCCAGCATGGCCGACCGTGTCCCCGCCAGGGTGGCGCTGACCAGGACCGCACCGAGAAACAGCAGTGAGAGATTGCCCAACTCCAGCCAGGACTGTAGCCCGGCAGCGAGGCCCAGGGCCGCCAGGGTCGAACCGGCGGCAATCGCCGGGTCGCGCCAGCGCCAGACCAGTTGATGCCGACGCGGGCGGAAACGCGGCCGCTGGCGCGCCTCGGCCGCCACCACGAGGTCGAAAGGCCCGCCAAGCCGGGCCAGCCGCTCGGCTACCGGCCGCCGCCAGAATCGCCAGCCCGAGGGGCGTCCATGCCCGACCAGCAGAGTAGTCACCTGCAGTTCCCTGGCCAGCACTGCCAGCTCCCGGGCACGGTCCGGGCCCACCACGACCCGCGTATCGCCCCCCATCCGCTGTACCTGAGCAAAGTCTCTCTCCAGCATCTGCCGCCGCTCTGGCGCCTCGCGTCCGCTATCGACATAGACGGCACACCAGTTGACCCGATCGCGTACCGCGATACGGTAGGCCATACGCACCAGCGCCGCATCCTCGGCCCCGCCGCTGAGCGCCACCAGCAGACGCACAGGCGCCAGGCGTTCCGGGGCCGCTGGTACCGCTCTTGCGCGCTCTTGCATATTCGCTCTCCGCATTGCCTCGGTGTTCCTGCTAGCGCCGCCAGAACATCGGGGTCATCAATACCAGCACCGTCAGGATCTCCAGCCGCCCGAGTAGCATGCCCACGCACAGCAGCCACTTGGCGGCGTCCGGCAACGGCGCGAAGTTACCGGCAGGGCCGATGGTATCGCCAAGGCCCGGACCCACGTTGGCCACGGCGGTGGCCGCTCCCGATAGCGCTGTCGTCATGTCGAGCCCCATCATCGCCAAACCCAGCGCCAGCCCGGCGATGGTCAGGAAGAAGAAGAATGAGAAGGCGACCACGCCCCGGGTGATGTCATCGGTGATCGGCTGGCCGTTGTAGCGAGTGGTAAAGACCCCATTGACGTGGATCAGATAGCGCAGCTGATTGCGCAGCAGGATGCTGGCGATCTGGAAGCGGAAGATCTTCATGCCACCGCTGGTGGAACCGCTACAGCCTCCGACAAAGGTCAGATAGAAGAAGGCGACGAAGGCCAGCGCCCCCCAGGTACTGTAGTCGTCCGACGCATAGCCGGTGGTGGTCACGATGGAGATCACATTGAAGGTGACATGGGTCAGCGCCTCGAAGGGCGGGGTGCCGAGCCACATCCGCCAGGCGGCGAGACACAGGATCACCACCACCAGCAGCGCCAGCAGGCCCTGGACCTGTTGATCCCGCCACAGCGCCAGGCGCGAGCCGCGCAGGAAGCGAATGTAGAGCACGAAGGGCATTGCCCCCATCAGCATGAACAGCGAGCCCATCCACAGCAGGTGGGGCTGGTCGGCGTAGGCGCCAAAGGAGGCATCGGAGTTGGCAAAGCCCCCCGTCGCCACCGAGGTCATGGCATGCACCACGGCGTCCAGCGGCAGCATGCCACCCAGCCAGTAGGCCAGCATGGCGAGCAGGGTGAAGCCCACGTAGACAGACAGGGTCGCCTTGGCGATGCCGCCGGTGCGCGGCATCACCTTGTCGGACCAGTCCGAGGACTCGGTATGGAAGAGGCGCATGCCGCCCACCTTGAGGAAGGGCAAGATGGCGATCCCCATCACGATGATACCGATGCCCCCCAGCCACTGCATCATGCCGCGCCACAGTTTCAGGCCGTCGGAGAGCGACTCGATGCCCTCCAGGACGGTCGAGCCCGTGGTGGTGATCGCCGAGACCGACTCGAACACCGCATTGGTGAAGGAGAGCTGCGGCGCCCCCAGCACCAGCGGCAGACTGGCCAGGGTGCTGATGCTGACCCAGCTCAGTGTCGTGACCAGGAACATCTGCCCGGGCTTGAGATAAAACTCGGTGCGAAGCGTCGCCAGCCAGCTAACAGCCGAGGCGCCCAGCACGATACCCATGGACTGGGCGAATGCTCGCGCATCGGGCTGCTCCTCGATGACCAGCACCAGCCAGGGCACGGTCATGAAGACGGCCAACACCAGCCACAGTACCGACAACACCTTGAGGATCGGCGCCCAGTTGCGCCACTGCTCCTGTATCGCCTGCCAACGCTTCGCCATGCTCACGTTCCGCCTCTCGCATCGTCTTACCGGAGCTCGATGACGGCCATGGCACCACAGGCTGTGCTAAAAAATCCGTAAAAAAATGCCCCCACGACCACTGCCCACTTCTTTCGCAGGGGGCCGCTGCTATCCTGAGGGCACCTTTACCAGAACCCGACAGGTAATGACCCAGGATATCCTCGACAGTGGCCATCTACTGGTGGTTGGCGGCACCTTGATCGCCGTAGTGGTGTGCGTGTTGCTGCACTATGAAGTGTCAATACTGCTCA from the Halomonas sp. 1513 genome contains:
- a CDS encoding potassium transporter TrkH, whose protein sequence is MAKRWQAIQEQWRNWAPILKVLSVLWLVLAVFMTVPWLVLVIEEQPDARAFAQSMGIVLGASAVSWLATLRTEFYLKPGQMFLVTTLSWVSISTLASLPLVLGAPQLSFTNAVFESVSAITTTGSTVLEGIESLSDGLKLWRGMMQWLGGIGIIVMGIAILPFLKVGGMRLFHTESSDWSDKVMPRTGGIAKATLSVYVGFTLLAMLAYWLGGMLPLDAVVHAMTSVATGGFANSDASFGAYADQPHLLWMGSLFMLMGAMPFVLYIRFLRGSRLALWRDQQVQGLLALLVVVILCLAAWRMWLGTPPFEALTHVTFNVISIVTTTGYASDDYSTWGALAFVAFFYLTFVGGCSGSTSGGMKIFRFQIASILLRNQLRYLIHVNGVFTTRYNGQPITDDITRGVVAFSFFFFLTIAGLALGLAMMGLDMTTALSGAATAVANVGPGLGDTIGPAGNFAPLPDAAKWLLCVGMLLGRLEILTVLVLMTPMFWRR